The following is a genomic window from Rhododendron vialii isolate Sample 1 chromosome 9a, ASM3025357v1.
GAATTTATTTTGCATTGATCACATGAGGGATTGTGTGAAGATTTGCCAAATAAGAGGGACACTTGCTCGTGCGCAAGGAAGCAAGAGCCTCTCGTGTGATGATCCATCACAGATAAAATTGGTGCAGCATTGAAAAATATGTGagtaataaaagaaaaaatgtgcaCCGTTTACTAGCATTTTTAGCTGATAACTGGTGCGCATGCTCTTATGCATATGAAGTTGTCTTTTGCTATTGTACACAAACTTTTAAACAAATTTACATTTTCTCAAAAACTAGTTATCTGCAAATTAGTACTGTTCAAAATAATTAACTTACTCCTAAGGAATTTAATGTATATCAAATATGAAAAATTTATTCAGATAAATACAAAATATTTATCTAGACTTTTGTTTAAATCACACTCTGGAATGAAAACAGTTAAAAGTGTTCTAGAAATATTTCATTACAACTAAATACATTGAGAAAAagaatttttgaattaaaagaatttagaaaaaagaaaaacaaaaacaaagaggaggaggaaattaatttttttattctttatggATCCGTCCCATTAGCGAGATAGTggtagaaaatgcaagaaagaggtggaaaaaaattacttaacaAAAATGTTCTAGAAagtattttttcaactttgtatATTTTCTCTCACAAAATGTATAGAGAAACTTAATTCTCTTCTTGGAATCAATGTGAATTAAACATGACTTTCTCATGGAAGAGGTCATAGCCTAGGGATGGCAATGCATAGAGAATGGATCGACGACCCTTTTTCACCTCTGATCTCCAATTAAGGAAACTCTTCACCATCCCGGCCTACCTTCATACCCAAAAGGGATAGTACTGGACAATCAAAACAATTCAGGTGTGCtacgaaaaacaaaaagtacTATTTGAATGTAAAATAGAATACAAGGTCGCAAAagaatacaatttaaaaaaacatatacTATATAAAACTTTTACAAATACCAcctctcaatattttttttaccgcTAAGTATATACATTATATATATCTATGCATACGCATATACGTAAATATTGCATACAGGGCGGGTACGGGTATTTGGGGACGGGTATCACAAAATCATATATGCCCCATATTTGAGCTGGGATTTTTTAAAGTTCCACCATATCCGCTCCTATTTGGTAACAATTCGTGTAATTCCACCTCCGAATAGGCGGGCCGGGACGGGGGTACccatcagatttgggaagaatTCACATCCTTGGAAGAGTCCTCTCCAGTCCATGAAATAAACTTTGACTGGACCCGTCCAGTCAGTTCATTTGGAGGTTTTTCGATCTAATTTAGAAATGCATTTGTCTTGAAATAAATGAGTTTAAgtgatataatttttttatgttttaaaacAAATGTGTTCCAAAATCATATGAAATGATATTCAATCAACCAAATTTTTTGTGTGACTAAATGTTCTCGACAATCTGTAGAATACAAACGGTTGAATTAATAAAAGGTCCTGAAAGAGCCCACAAACGGGCCAACTACATTATCTAATCCATGAAAATGGACATAGCTAATTCCCTTTCTTAATTATTTCTCTCTTCTCCCCACTTGTTCTCTTCTTATATATCTTGGGCTAATTATGGGTGAGTTTggactttctttctttttttttgattttttcagtcTTTTTGGTTGGCATCTCTTaatttttataagattcggGTCAAATAATTTTATTAGTATATCTTTTGTCTCATTGAGAAGAATTGAAAAGGTATAAAactataaaaagtacataaaactttttttttttggtcttatgtgaaaaaatttcaacttcgatctatatttttaaactttttcatTTCCTCTTGTCAAGTCAAATAATGTACGATGTAAAAATTTAACTTAAGTCTTATCAATATTAATAAAagataacaataaaaaaaaaatggtgcgGAAAAGTCACGAAAAAAAGTTAGTCCAAACTCATATTCTTTTCCATTTTAGTctttattttaaacaaataagacagctgtttgatactttttttgtttttggttataattttgtactttctagacttctctcgtcgaaacgaacgattaatctcaaaaattacaacgaaaaactaaaaaaaagttattaataataaaaaaataactatgTAAGTATTTGGGTGTTTGTTCTTGATTCTAGACTTGTTTTTTCCACTTCCCTCCTTCCAAGTTTCAATAGATTGCCGCCAAAGCCAAATTGGCAGAGCTATTTCTCTCTTTACTTGATCCCTCCTCCGCTCCTCTCAATAACATATTTCAGTTTCCGCCTCAAACATATTTTAGCGTTGGTCTTGCAAGAGGAACCCTAGAATTCGCCATCAATGCCGAGTGAAACCAACTCGATCCACCGTAGACCCAAAAGGAACCAAAAAACCGACCACCCCATCCCACCCATTGACGCTTCACAGCCATTGCCGCACCTCCCTCATGAAATCATCGTCGACATACTCTCTAGACTGCCCGTCAAGTCTCTGCTGCGATTCAGGTCCGTTTCCAAATCATGGCTTTCTTCGACTTCTTGCCCCGAATTCGTGAAAACCCATCTCGGTATAGCATCTAAGAGCCGGGATTACATCCACCACAGTCTTATTTTGAGCTCTACACATCCCCAATTTAACGTCAAGTCCTGTTCACTTAATTCTCTGTTGAGTGAAGAATTGGATAACATGGTTGAACTAGATTATCCAGATAAAGACCCTAATCACTGCATGATGATTGTGGGTTCCTGTAATGGGTTGGTGTGCATTGGTACTGATTGGGACAGTATATTTATATGGAACCCATCTACTGGACAATCTAAGAGGTTGCCAAGTTTCGGGTTTAGTGAGGAAAGTGGTGGTTTTACCATGCGATTTGGGTTTGGTTGTGGAGAGTCTGATTATGACTACAAAGTGGTAGTGATCTTCTCTGATGATGGTAGTTGGGGTTCATGTGAAACCAGAGTGGAGGTTTATACGTTAAAGACCGATTCGTGGAAGAGGATTCGAGACTTTGCCTATGGTATTCCTACAGATTATACAGGGAAATTTGCGAATGGGTCGCTCCATTGGCTTGCACCCGGCAAAGGTTCAGGTTACACTCGTGTTATTGCTTCTCTTGATTTGGCAAAGGAGATGTATGGCGAGGTTTTGCTGCCTAATTATGATGATCTTGGATACGGTTTGCGGTTGTTTGTTTCGAGAGGATGCCTTGGTGCGCTCTGTGTCTACCCAGAAACTCGTGCTGATGTGTGGATAAGGAAGGAGTACGGCGTGAGAGACTCATGGACTAAGTTGTTCACAATACCTTATCGTCCTGTACCATGGATGAATGACTTGTCCACACCATTGTGCATTTCGAAGAATGGTGAAATACTCATGTATTTTGGGCAGCAATTAGGTCTATACAGTCTAGAAAATGAGACCTTTAGGAAGCTATTAATTCCTAACTTCTGCCCTTCTCTTCAATTGTGTACCTATGTTGGGAGCTTAGTCTCGCCCAACAGTCACCACATGGTTCAGAGGCAGCaccaaaaagagaaaatgaagaaaggtAAAAGAAGTTGGTAATTATTTCCTTCATTGTTTTCTTTCTCACCTTGTTAATTTTAGATGGTATTGATTGCTCACGCTGTTGTTTGTAGATATATGTGCTAGGTACCCTCTTTTGACATTGATACCACAAAGCACATTAGTGGACTAGTAGAATAAGGTATTTCAGTTGGTAAGGAGCCAGTTACCACACCTAAGGAAGTAGAGATCTTGTGCTCAACTCCTGTCAACCCCTTGGAGCCACCTGCTTAAGATAATACGTGGTTTCCATGGATTGCAGTGTCCGGTATTAGTTCTTTTGGTTTCCCTGCAAGTGGTTCCTCTTTCAGAGAATCAGCTAGGAGTGTAGTAAAATGATGAAATGTTAGGGACTAAATTTTTATGAAGGAACTCATTTTCTGCACCCTTTTAAATTGCAAAAGTTGAATCCAAATTAGAGCTCTATTGTCATTTGTCAGCATTGCATGTACAAGTTGCTCTGTTGAATAGCAAAGAAAATATAAGGACTTAGGAGGTGTCTGTCATTTAGGAAATAGTGCTctcttttttctactttttcatcatatgtatgtatgtctaatcatttatgataGTTCCAGCGCTATCTTCATTTGACACTCGAACccttagttttttagttttttatctATTGTTGTGAATCCTGCTGTGATATATCATGGTTTATAGCGGtgattttttctttctatattttcatcatatgtatgtatatttcTTTACTGATACTAGTTCCTGCACTATCTCCTTTTGTCGCTCAAACccttactttttaaattctgcTTTTGTGAATCCTGTTGTAGACATCATGGTTAACAGAAACTTAAGCTCATAACTCGAGTAATGAAATCAGAAACTTACACTGATGATGTGACTATTTTAGTACAAAGTTCTTTTTGCTTATTTTGAAgtaaaccaattttttcaatGATGGCCATCACACTGGACTACAGATACTGGCTATTATTTTCAGTAATTAGTTGCTTTAAACTTGTTGGTGCCTATTTTATGCATTTAACCAGAAACTAATGAAGGCGATGCTATAACATTCATAAATAACTAGATGGTACTATAGGGCTAATGTTTAGGAACTCCTGCAGTAACCTTGTGTTGATTAGCAACACAGGCTTGGTGTTTTCTTCCTACATTATTTATATTAGTAAACTTACTTGAACATTCagttatttttctaaaatggGGTTTTTGGCAACTGGAAACCGCTTGTTGTTGCTTCCCAACTTTTGGCGATGTCCTTCGATTTGGCCCCGGAATTTCGTATATCATTATCGCTAAAGGTTCCTGGCGTCATGTTTTATAATCATTGGAAGTGTAATGAATTGAACTTTTACAACACTATCATCATGGATGGCATTCCAAGATAGGGGATCAAAATGTTTTGAACGTTTTGCTTAGTGGAAAATAGAGAAATTATTTCATCACTAGTTATACGTCATATTGGAAATTCAGCTTCTTAAGAAAGTCCAATAATACATAGCCATATCCAAATTAAAGTCTCAACAGATTGTAGTACTAATATTGCCAACAGGATGTTAACAGGCTGCCTGTTTATTGGCCAAAACACATGTTAACTTCTAATGTTCATTATGGTTGTATCAAATAATCAGGCGTCTGCATGTTGAATTGATTGGAAGGGATGGATTTGACTTGATAGGCAGATTATTTTGAGCTTacaattggtttggttttaatttgtttattgaAGGGATTCTGATTTGGTTGGTGGGTAGTTAATGATGACTGATTGATCCTGTTAGTTTGTTACTAATTGATTTTGCAATCTAGTATTTTCTGCATATTTATGCTATTGTGTCACTTCACTCACATCCATAAACAATCTTGTTACCTCCTCTAGTGTTTGATTTGACATATCCATATTGTTCCTGTTACCGAACACAACTGAAGTTCACCCATTCATAGAAGAAAAAATTTGCAAGCCACGAGAGGAAAACCAAGGACGGATAACATCCTGGAGGTACGAATTGAATCCCTTACTATTCCAACGTAAACATTAAAAGCAATACATTTTGAATGTCAAGCCAAACCCGTCAAATTTTCTGTGGATGAGCTTCTTCATCTGTTCTGCCCTTGAACAATTAGACCAAGCCCCTGCCATTGCTAGCTGGAAAAGTCATTGTTCTCACTGCCAGGAGAGATATTCCCGGTCTTGTTTGCATCCAAATCCTTTGAATTCTCATAACTACACAACCTTGATACTTTTGATACTTCTTCCACAACTACTTATCTCTCCTCTACAGATAATGGAAACCCAAAAAACTGCCAATATTTGGGTTTGAAACGCACTGCCCTTCTCCAAATCTTTGTTCTtaaagaacaaaacatcatTTGACATCTCTTGGCTCATTCTCAAGTATCGCAAGACATGATCCCAGAAGGGGCCGAATGCGACGACCCGCGGCAGAACACGTTGAAAGTTTCGCCTCGGCAATTTATTGAACTGTTAGTCTGTGACCGCAAGCCAAAAGGAGATGAGCTGGTCCAGTGGATTCTGGAGAATATAGACACTTCCACACTTGGAATCTTTGATGGAGGTGGGCAGCACCCCCAATGGTGCGTGGGTGTTGAAAATTCTTGGCTTGAAATTGCAAATTGCTCATGGGGGCTGTTGGATACCAATGTGATTTTTGTAACTGGTTATTTGGTGTGGGGTACTTGGTGTAGATTAGAGCTTTCAAACAGATGCTAAACTGATTTTGGGTAGGAAGttcatattatatatatgtgttgtGTGCTTGGAAGCGCTGTTGGAAGGAAATCTTGCCCCTGATGGCTCTTGATGGGCACCGAAAGCCTTGGTAGATCTAGAGTGCAGTGCAGTCACGGTGTTTTTCTTTGGGAAGGTTTTTGATCAATAGCTCTAATTGGTTCTCTTGTCATTCTGCTCCCTCTTCTCTTTGCTgggttctccttttttttttcttcctgctTTATCCGTAGGCGTGCAATTGCGTTAGATGCTTCTTACCTGTATAGTGGTTGTCTATACAATGTAGTTTTGAAAGTAACTGCATTTTCTTTTGGGTACATGCAAGAGCATCTTGTACTATTCTAAAACCTAGAGGTCGCAGGGAGTGAACCTCAGTAGATTGTGTTTTCTATACTTTCTGACCTGTATTTTGACAGTCTGATTAAATAGTGTAGTTTCTTTTCGGTGTGTGCATAGCAAGAGCATAAGTTTTGAGGCAAGGAACCCTACTATGACACATACTACACAGTTCAAGAGCCTAATAAGTGTTAATACCGCTAGTTAGATGCATTTTGTTTGAAGATATTCGAAAACCTCTCTGGTGGAACTCCTATGAGTCTATGACAGGTAGATAGGGCGGGCAATACTCAAAGGGGATTGATGTCTGGGTGGTTGAAAGAGTTGGTCTATCTATGTTATTCTTGTTTTATGCGCACAAAATGGTGGGTTGTCTTTCCTGATATTCTTGTCATGGAATAACCAGTCAGGGACTAGTATTAGAAACAGATTCACGAGTGATTTATTAGACTTTGAATTGGTAAGTTGAATCagaaaattgtatttttattgTCAGCATTTCATTTTCGTCGTTGTTTCTATTTCTTCTGAATTAGCCAACGAAACTATTAGGAAGTGCATGATTGCTGAAGTAGATTCACGGTTGTGGTTTTCCCTCTGGATGTATTTGTGTGCGACACTATAAAACTAAATAGATATCTAATCATCAGTCATTGGACATGAACGGTTTGGGTCATGCAGTTGGCCCTAGGGTGGGCACCTATGTGAGGgcacaagactttgggaaaatTGAGGTAATACTCCATCTGGGACTTGAACCCTGCACCTTTCGGCTAAGAGGCAATTACGAAGATGTAACAAAACATAAATGTCGTAATTAGTACCCAATGTTCACTTGGCCTGCAAGTAATTTCATTGCAcgtatcttctttttttcagcTTTGTTGAGTCCTCGAGTTGGTTGTCGAAAATTCAAAGTCGATTAATTCAAGGATGAAGACTGGAGCTAAAGAGCTAAAGAGAGCTAAAGAAGGATGAACGCGCAGATGGACTTTGTCCAAAAGGTGAAACTATAGTAGCATGTTTTTTTGGATATGGAAGGTTGTTATTTGTTGTCTTAGTATGGAAAGTGGGACAGTGAAACTCTTCCGGTTAACCATATGTGGAACATATTGTTATCAACATGTTGGTGATAATTCTTGGTATTGTTTTGCTAAATCTACGTACGGAAATAGGATATGGTTGGACGAAAGGCAGTCAGGTGGATGGGATGTTGAACGGGCTTATTTGCTAAAGCTTGACCTACTTATCTTGGAATTAAGAACCTTTCATGCATATATATCCTCTCATGTAAAGCAAAATGGGA
Proteins encoded in this region:
- the LOC131300428 gene encoding F-box/kelch-repeat protein At3g23880-like isoform X1 yields the protein MPSETNSIHRRPKRNQKTDHPIPPIDASQPLPHLPHEIIVDILSRLPVKSLLRFRSVSKSWLSSTSCPEFVKTHLGIASKSRDYIHHSLILSSTHPQFNVKSCSLNSLLSEELDNMVELDYPDKDPNHCMMIVGSCNGLVCIGTDWDSIFIWNPSTGQSKRLPSFGFSEESGGFTMRFGFGCGESDYDYKVVVIFSDDGSWGSCETRVEVYTLKTDSWKRIRDFAYGIPTDYTGKFANGSLHWLAPGKGSGYTRVIASLDLAKEMYGEVLLPNYDDLGYGLRLFVSRGCLGALCVYPETRADVWIRKEYGVRDSWTKLFTIPYRPVPWMNDLSTPLCISKNGEILMYFGQQLGLYSLENETFRKLLIPNFCPSLQLCTYVGSLVSPNSHHMVQRQHQKEKMKKALLSPRVGCRKFKVD
- the LOC131300428 gene encoding F-box/kelch-repeat protein At3g23880-like isoform X2, which encodes MPSETNSIHRRPKRNQKTDHPIPPIDASQPLPHLPHEIIVDILSRLPVKSLLRFRSVSKSWLSSTSCPEFVKTHLGIASKSRDYIHHSLILSSTHPQFNVKSCSLNSLLSEELDNMVELDYPDKDPNHCMMIVGSCNGLVCIGTDWDSIFIWNPSTGQSKRLPSFGFSEESGGFTMRFGFGCGESDYDYKVVVIFSDDGSWGSCETRVEVYTLKTDSWKRIRDFAYGIPTDYTGKFANGSLHWLAPGKGSGYTRVIASLDLAKEMYGEVLLPNYDDLGYGLRLFVSRGCLGALCVYPETRADVWIRKEYGVRDSWTKLFTIPYRPVPWMNDLSTPLCISKNGEILMYFGQQLGLYSLENETFRKLLIPNFCPSLQLCTYVGSLVSPNSHHMVQRQHQKEKMKKGTLF